From the Lathyrus oleraceus cultivar Zhongwan6 chromosome 4, CAAS_Psat_ZW6_1.0, whole genome shotgun sequence genome, one window contains:
- the LOC127075149 gene encoding IAA-amino acid hydrolase ILR1-like 4 — translation MMDLRLVLLLVFLFFFNPTCFSFNFNTNQTSSLKNQILEIANNPNTVKWITKIRREIHEYPELAYEEFKTSSLIRRELDNLGVGYEWPVAKTGVVAKIGSGFPPFVALRADMDALPIQELVDWDHKSKVDGKMHACAHDAHVAMLLGAAKILQEMKDKLQVTIVLIFQPAEERGLGAKDMIQENVLEDVEAIFGLHLVTKYPLGVVASRPGDLLAGCGSFKAKIKGDLAGTPRRCFDPVLAASASVISLQNIVSREVDPLDSQVVSVAMIQAVSGHELIPDSVTFGGTYRAFGKKSFNALRQRIEEVIKGQVEVHRCSAEVDFFGKEHPTILPTTNDERIYQLAKQASSMIVGEENIKLAQTSTGSEDFAFFLEKVPGSFFFLGCGSIYSAHNSHFFIDEDVLPIGAAIHAAFALSYHSNPTNSYI, via the exons ATGATGGACCTAAGACTTGTTCTCTTACTCGTCTTCTTGTTCTTCTTCAACCCCACATGTTTCTCTTTCAATTTTAATACAAACCAAACTTCTTCTCTCAAAAACCAAATTCTTGAGATTGCTAACAATCCCAACACAGTGAAATGGATTACGAAAATCAGAAGAGAAATTCATGAATATCCTGAACTTGCATATGAAGAATTCAAGACAAGTTCTTTAATAAGGCGTGAGCTTGATAATTTAGGTGTTGGTTATGAATGGCCAGTGGCTAAAACAGGTGTTGTTGCTAAAATTGGTTCTGGATTTCCTCCTTTTGTTGCTCTTAGAGCAGACATGGATGCTTTGCCTATTCAG GAACTGGTTGATTGGGATCATAAGAGCAAAGTAGATGGAAAAATGCACGCCTGTGCTCACGATGCGCATGTTGCGATGCTTCTTGGTGCTGCAAAGATACTTCAAGAAATGAAAGACAAGTTACAG GTTACTATTGTTCTTATATTCCAACCAGCTGAGGAAAGAGGCTTGGGTGCGAAAGATATGATCCAAGAAAATGTACTTGAAGATGTAGAGGCAATTTTTGGATTGCATTTAGTGACAAAGTATCCCTTAGGCGTTGTTGCCTCGAGGCCAGGAGATTTATTAGCCGGATGTGGAAGCTTCAAAGCAAAGATCAAAGGCGATTTAGCAGGAACTCCACGACGTTGTTTTGATCCTGTTTTGGCTGCTTCAGCATCTGTCATTAGCTTGCAAAACATTGTTTCGAGGGAGGTGGATCCTTTAGATTCGCAG GTGGTTTCCGTGGCAATGATTCAAGCAGTGTCTGGTCATGAACTCATTCCTGATTCTGTTACATTTGGAGGTACTTATAGAGCTTTCGGCAAAAAGAGCTTCAATGCACTAAGGCAAAGGATAGAAGAG GTTATCAAAGGGCAAGTAGAAGTTCATAGGTGCTCAGCAGAGGTTGACTTCTTTGGTAAAGAACATCCAACAATTCTTCCAACAACAAATGATGAGAGAATCTACCAACTAGCAAAACAAGCATCAAGTATGATTGTTGGAGAAGAGAACATTAAACTAGCACAAACCTCAACAGGGAGTGAAGATTTTGCATTTTTCTTGGAAAAAGTGCCTGGCTCATTTTTCTTTTTAGGGTGTGGATCCATATATTCTGCTCATAATTCTCATTTTTTCATTGATGAAGATGTTCTTCCAATTGGTGCTGCAATACATGCAGCATTTGCTCTTTCATATCATTCAAATCCAACTAATTCTTATATTTAG